The Manihot esculenta cultivar AM560-2 chromosome 8, M.esculenta_v8, whole genome shotgun sequence genomic interval TCTGAAAGGCGGGAAGACGAACCCAGTTTTGTCCTCCCCTCCACACCAGAATGGTCCTTTACAGACAAGTGtacaggttttttttttttaaaaaaaaaaaaaacaaatattaattttttttcaaggaaaaatattttttatttttaatagtatgCAGTACTTGTGCAAGTGATAGAGAGACGCAGGCTAGTGGCTGTGTGTGAGTCTGTTTCTTTCTTCACCTAATATATTTGAACTTTGTCTGTCTACTCATTTAGAAGAAATGATTTGGGTTCTTTGTTAGTATTGGTATTTGCTCAAGGAACAGGAAGGACATGACTTCTCTCTGGCTTGAAGCAGCAGCCTGAAACTGGAGGAAAGATTTGATTTTTTTGCTTCTTCTGTTTTGGGTTCTTCACAGAGACGTTCCTTGAATAAAATGCTCTACATTTATGTTTAATATGGAAGTATTTGCAACTTCGGTCTTTGATTCATGTAGAAAGAAGACAACTTTAGTCTCCAAGAGATTGGAATAGGTGACGTTGTGATTCTTTAGCGTCTTTCTCGTGAAGATTTTGAGTTGAAATTCGATTTTCATCTCCCGGTTATTCCTTATAGTTTCGGTTTTGGAACCACTTGAAAGCTTCTCCTTCACTCTCTCGGATTTTCATATTTGCGTTTGAGATTTGAGGTTCTTCCCTCCCCAGCAATTTGAAGTGTTTTAGCAGAatctctttcattcattcattttgAAGCTGGAGTCTTGTTTTGGGGTTCTTTTGGTTTTGAGCTTCTGCTATCATTTATAGGATCTTGGTTCTGTGGGCTTTTTATGGTCCTATGGAGAAAAGAAGATACAGTTCCCAACTTACCAGCAAAGTCACAGCTCTGCTTTTGCTGTTGAGTTTTTGCTTTCACCCCATAGTTGTACAGTGCCAAGAAAGTAATATTAAGATGACAAGGCACCTCTCCTCCGAAACTCCGCCTTCCAGGTCGCCCCAGTTTCACACTGGACTCAAAAGAATTCTTCTTAGCATCGGTTTAGGAGTCTTAACTGGATTAACAGGAGCCGTTCTTTGCGCTTGTGTGGTCCGTTTTTTTGTCCGCTACATGAACCGAACTCCAATCCTCAAAGGCCCTGTTACATTTTCCCCAAATATCGCTCCAAAAACTCTTCAATCAGCTCTTGCAAGCGAAAACCAGTTACTGGGTTCCAGCTCAAATGGTAAGTATTACAGGAAAGTGCTAGATAATGACCTCACAGTTGCTGTCAAGAGGCTCGAACCATTTGAGAATGGTTCACcagagaggcagagcaaggctGTCAAGCGAAGGATACAGCAGGAGCTGGAAAGGCTAGCCAGTTTGAGGCACAGGAATTTGATGAGTTTACGGGCTTATGTTCGAGAATCTGATAGATTTTCTCTTGTCTACGATTATGTCCCAACTGGGAGTCTTGAAGATGCAATGAATAGAGTGAGGGATAATCAGTTGCAGCTCGGATGGGAAGTTCGGCTTCGGATTGCAGTTGGGGTTGTTAAGGGGCTTCGATATCTTCACTTTGAATGTGTCCCTCAAATTTTGCATTATAATTTGAAGCCCACAAATGTGATGTTGGATGCTGAGTTTGAGCCGAGGTTGGCAGATTCTGGGTTGGCTAAACTCATGCCTAATTTGGACAGAACCACATCTGGCTACAGTGCTCCTGAGTGCTTCCAGAATTGCAGGTACAtgaactttttttcttttggccTTAAGCCATTGTCAACTTCTAATTCTagtaattaaattgataattgaatttatttgttTCATGTTTTCCATCGTAAGCTCAAGTTTCTGCTGGATTATGGAGCTTGAAAAAAGTTTGATTATTTCCATAATGAACGTATATGTTGTACTTTAAAGTTTTGGTCAGTTCAAGTTAGAGAGGCATTTTTTTATCTCTTTCAACATTAAATATGCTGAAGCATTATATTCTAAACTAGAAGATTTACTCAAGTCAAAGTGGCAGTTCATCAAGCTACTGTACAAGTATTGCTTTGTTCTTTCTAGTAATAATTATCTGTCTAGAATCTCTGCTTAGTCCTGACCTTTAGCTTTAATTTATTTCTGGTATGTGTTCTTTGCTTTAtggtattgttatttattcatttatttcatACTTGTCTTGTTTAACTCAGACCTCACATAGTGCTCACAACTCACATTatactcttttttttctttccaaattTAACTAGGTATACTGAAAAGAGTGACATCTTCAGCTTTGGGATGATATTGGGTGTTTTATTAACTGGGAGAGACCCGACCGATCCATTCTTCGGGGAAGCAGCCAGTGGAGGTAGTTTAGGTCATTGGCTTCGGCATTTGCAGCACGCAGGGGAGGCAAGGGAAGCACTGGATAAGAGTATTCTTGGGGAAGAAGGTGAGGAAGATGAGATGCTCATGGCAGTGAGAATAGCTGTTGTTTGCCTGTCAGATTTGCCTGCAGATAGGCCTTCAAGTGATGAGCTTGTCCTAATGCTATCCCAACTGCACAGCTTTTAACAGGAATTGTAAGTATATTTGCCAAACTGTAGCCTGCAAATTTtggaaatttgatttttttgctTTAAGGGCTTTGGTCTGCCATTCTTATTCGCTAAAAAATTGCGGAAAAAGGCCATTTTTGTTTAGTTTCCACTGCTTGAtgaaatttttatgattttcatttCTATCACAGCATATGGTTTTATGTAATTGATGACTTTGTGACTAAAGCTGTAACTCCGGAATCAAGATTGATATAGTCAAGAGAATTACTAACCACATAGAAGAGACTATTCTATCGACGACTACTCCGTGGGACACATCTCTATTATTGTGTTCTCAACTAATTATGGTGGGGCTTTGTTGGCTATCTTTATTTGGACAAagcttttttaaaattacagctCCTTTTACCTTAAAGAAAAGTTCATGCACCCTTCTTTTTATCCACATGGGCCATGCTAATATTAAAGCATTGCATGAAGGTTTAAACTTTTTTGCCTCAAATCAGAACTTTGATGTAGTGGTGTTTGTTGATTGCTTGCTAGCAAAATGTCAATGTTTTAAGATAGTAGCTTTTCATATTTAGCTTCTTTAAGTGTCTGTTTCATGAGTATTGCATTCAGAAACCTTCATATGTATACATGTTTGTATTCAAACTCTCTCTCTGCAAAAATTAACATATGGGTATGTGCGTGATTCGCCTGATTTGATTACTGTGATATTGTTGGAGAGCTAGGGTTTGAATTAAGCTTAGTACTTGCTGAATTGTGTGACAAAATGTCACCCCATGAAGCGTGCATGTCTGGGGAGCATGAAAAGAATGTCAAAAAAAAGATGGTGGGATGCAGGATGTTGTGACCTGCAGAGAGTACAGAGAGATCTCAGTCATGCTGCTTGGGTCCTGAAGTAGCATGCTTCAAAAGGGTGACTGTTATGGTCCCGGGTCACAGACTGTATCCTGTTGTTATGGATTTGGTCTATCCGTTATCCACTATAGAAGTAACCGGATAAAAAAGCCTGGGTTAGAAAACCGGGTAAGAATTCACTCTC includes:
- the LOC110621776 gene encoding inactive leucine-rich repeat receptor-like protein kinase CORYNE: MEKRRYSSQLTSKVTALLLLLSFCFHPIVVQCQESNIKMTRHLSSETPPSRSPQFHTGLKRILLSIGLGVLTGLTGAVLCACVVRFFVRYMNRTPILKGPVTFSPNIAPKTLQSALASENQLLGSSSNGKYYRKVLDNDLTVAVKRLEPFENGSPERQSKAVKRRIQQELERLASLRHRNLMSLRAYVRESDRFSLVYDYVPTGSLEDAMNRVRDNQLQLGWEVRLRIAVGVVKGLRYLHFECVPQILHYNLKPTNVMLDAEFEPRLADSGLAKLMPNLDRTTSGYSAPECFQNCRYTEKSDIFSFGMILGVLLTGRDPTDPFFGEAASGGSLGHWLRHLQHAGEAREALDKSILGEEGEEDEMLMAVRIAVVCLSDLPADRPSSDELVLMLSQLHSF